The genomic segment AAATAGTTCAATATAGAGAGAAATTTTTAAACGATAATGAAAAAATTTCACAAGCTAAATGTTTAGCCTCTCTTTGTAAAAAATTCAATTCACTTTTTATAGTCAATGACCGTATTGATATCGCACTCGCCGTTGACGCCGATGGAATTCATTTGGGACAAGAAGATATGCCAACAAAAATCGCGCGACAGCTACTAGGGGCTGAAAAAATCATTGGCAGAAGCACGCACTGTCTTGAAGACATCAAAAATGCCGAAGCAGAAGGCTGTGATTATATTGGTATAGGACCAATATTTCCCTCTGAAACAAAAAAGCAACTAAATCCAATTGGAATTGACTACCTAAAAAAAGGATTAAGTGAAACTCTCCTACCTGCTTTTGCTATTGGGGGAATGAATAAATCAAATATCACAAAATTAAACCAAATCAATAACCTTCGCATAGCTGTGTGCAATGCAATCATTAATTCAAATAATCCCTTTTCAACAACTGATGAACTTATCAAACTTCTAAAATGCAATTAAAAATTAACGGCGAAATTAAAACCATTAACAACTCGAATGAAGAATTACTAATGGAAGCTTTGCTTGAAAACTTAGGTTACAAACCTCAGTTAGTTGTAGTTGAATTAAATGGTGAAATTATTAGCCCAAAAGTTTGGACAAATACAAAAATCAAACATGGAGATTGCTTAGAGGTTGTGACAATTGTTGGTGGAGGTTCCTACAGTTAGTCAATCCTGAATAAATAAGTGTTCAAAACTATTCGCTTTAGTTGGATTAAAAGAAAACAGATTTTTTCTTTTCTGGTTGTTTCAACAATCATCTTTTTTTCTTTATTTACCAATCCCAACACTGCATCAGCAGCTAGTGGAGGAAGAATAGGTGGAGGAAGTTTTCAGGCGCCTTCATCGCCACAAAGACAAAATTACGGAGGCTATGGAGGCAATAACTTTCGAGGTTATGGAGGTGGGTACAGAGGAGGAGGTATTGGTTTTCCTTTCTTATTGCCAATATTTGGCTTTGGTGGAGGTGGGATTTTTGGTTTTTTAATACTTATGTCAATTGTTGGTGTAATTGTTAATTCATTTAAAAGCTCTTCAAATTTTTCCAACGCAAGCAATAACTCAATAGTTTCTCAATCAACGAACCCATCCAAGGTTTCTTTAATTCAGTTTCAAATTGGCTTACTGGCAAGTGCAAAAGAAATTCAAGTGAACCTAAGGGGGCTTGCTGCCTCTTCAAACACATCAACGTCATCTGGCCTTCAAAGAGTTCTTCAAGACACAACACTGTCCTTACTTAGGAAGCCTGAATTATGGGTCTATTCAAATATAGAAACAGGTTCTGTTCCATATACCTCAGCAGAATCAACATTTAATCGGATATCAATAACTGAAAGAAGCAAACTAAAAGCAGAGCTCACATCAAACTATTCCGGTCAAATATCTAGCTCAACAAATAAGCAATCCAATCCTGGGGATTCGGATTCAACAAATGAATACATCGCAATAACGATTCTCGTAGCAACAAAAAAAGATCTAAGTCTTCAAAACTCCGCAAACACCGAAGTCATCACAGAAGCTTTGAGAATCTTAGGGTCAATATCATCTAATGACTTAATTGCCTTAGAAGTTATCTGGCAACCTGACGGAGAAGGAGAGACCCTGAGAGAAGAAGAACTAATAATTCAATACCCAAATCTTAAACATTTATAAAGTCAGTGTCCAAAATAACCAAAAAACGGATTTCTTTATATTTTTTTCATCTTATTTACGTAAACAACAGTCAATTTTTACGTAAATAGCAGTTAGGATTCGCTCACATATTTATCAACTACGGAAGTGTCGGCTTCTTCGCAACCAGAACCTCGCTCAATGAAATGGGAAAGCTCGGGAGAGTTAGCTCAAAGAGATCTATCAGAATTAGTCACTCGTCTTCTAGATGTTGAATCGAGCAACAATAGTGATGAGCTAACAAGACTTAGTAGCAAATATGACGGAGAATCTTAAGACTACAAATAACCCCTTGCGCTCCTCAATTTATTAGTTCAACTTAGGGGGAAAGAAGTGAGTTTAATGAGAAGAAAGACTATTCAATGGATAAATACTCCTGTTATTTCTGAAGCAATATTCCGTTATGAGAAAGGTCTGCTCCCTAATTCAATGAAACTATGGTTAGAGCAGGTTCTAGAAATAAAATCCGAAAAATCTATCCAAAAATCCTTGACAAAATAAAATCAAAATTAGGTTGATAAAATTCTCATAGCAGCCATTGCGGCTCCATAACCATTATCAATATTCACTACTACTAACCCTGGCGCACAACTTGCAAGCATTCCCTCCAAAGCAGTTTTACCGCCACCACTAATCCCATATCCAACTGAGATAGGAAGTCCAATAATTGGCTGAGGGATTAACCCAGCGAGCACCGTAGGTAAAGCTCCCTCCATTCCGGCACATGCAATAACCACTTTTGATAATTTTATTTCTTCAATCCTGTCTAGCAATCTGTGAAGTCCTGCTACGCCAACATCAATCAACAATTTAGTTTTTATGCCATGAAAATTCAAAGCTATTTCTGCTTCTGATGCCACTCCAACATCACTGGTTCCTCCAGTCAAAATAATTACTTCTTCCTTAGAAGAAGTACATTCCTTAAATTCCCCCAAAGTTAGGCAACCAGATATTTCATGAAATTCTGCAGAAGGAAATTCAACTAGAAGTTTTTGACCCTTTTCTTTAGTTAGTCTTGTCACTAAAGCAGTTTCACACTCAAGCTGATATTTTTTCAATATTTCAGATATTTGTTCAATTGTTTTATGCTCCCCCCATATTGCCTCAACTACGCCGATTCGAGTTCGCCTCTGAAAATCAATAATTGATTCATTCATTTTTACTCTGGATTTAATTCCCCCTCAAAGATCAATGGAAAAGGATTTCCACTTTGTTCACCTGTTTCATTTCTGGCAATCTTTTCAAAGTCATGCTGGACAAGATTTATTTCTGTCTGCGAGATGCTTTTCCAAACGGCTCTTGACTCCCATCCAATTAATAAGGTTGCTTCCTCTTCTTTAGGATCCCAAAAAAGTTGGCGTCCTAAAAAACCATCTTGTTTTAATAACCATGGCTCCCAACTTCCTTCTTCAGCTTTTAACCAAGCATTTTTAAATTTTTTCGGAACATCAAGCTTAAGGTGCTCGACAATAGATTCCTTTGGAAAATTCATTTTCAATAAAGACTCAGCTTGAATATTTTTCACGTTTCCAAAAACAGTTGAAATAAAAATCACACATAATAAAAGGAAACTAAATATTTTTTCGATAAAATATTTAGTTCTAAGAGTTTTCATTCCTTTTGATTAAAACAACTGCATGACAACATATACCCTCTTCTCTTCCCTCCGCACCTAATTTCTCATTTGTAGTAGCTTTAACTCCTACATCATCAATGTTCAATCCTATTGTCTTAGATATCTTCTCCTTCATTAAGTCAATATAAGGTTTTAGTTTTGGCCTTTCAGCGACAATAACTGAATCAATATTTTGAATTTGCCAACCTTTATTCTCAATTAATTCCATGACATGTCCAAGCAGAATTAAACTGTCTGCATTTTTCCACTTAGGGTCATCTGGAGGGAAATACTTTCCAATATCTCCCAATGATAACGCACCTAATATTGCGTCCATAATTGCATGAGTAAGAACATCTGCATCACTATGCCCATCAAGGCCTAAACCCTCTGGATGGTTTAACTCAACCCCTCCAAGAATTAAAGGTCGTCCAGAAACCAATCGGTGCATGTCATAACCGTTGCCTATTCGTAAGTTCACTTCAGTTTTCAATAATGAACTTCTTTTAATAAATGATAATTGGTCGAGCTTCCAAAGTTCGAACAAATCGGGTCTACGTGACTTCGTCCTGATTTCTCTTTGCTTCTGCCTCCATTCTCTAATTAATTTATGATTACCACTTAAAAGGACATCAGGAACTTTCATACCTCTAAATTCTGCGGGTCGGGTGTATTGGGGATGTTCTAAAAGAAACTCATTATGACTTTCTTCTTTTAATGATTCGGCACTGCCTAAAGTTCCCGGTAATAGACGTACAACTCCATTAATAAGAGTTATTGCAGGAATTTCTCCACCTGTAAGAACAAAGTCTCCAATTGAAATTTCTTCATCAGCTAAAGACCTAATCCTTTCATCAAATCCCTCATAGCTACCACATATCAATATGAGTTGATCTTCTTTTGACCATCTAGAAAAATCAGGTTGAGATATTTTTCTACCTTGTGGAGTCATCAAAAGTATTCTTTTTTTATTGAGCTTTGGAATTTGATCAAAAACCGAAAAATAGGGTTCTGGCTTTAAGACCATTCCTGCGCCTCCGCCATATGGCTCATCATCAACTTTTCGATAATTATCCATAGCGTGGTCACGAGGATTATGTATATGAATTGATGCAATCTTCTCTTCAAATGCTTTTTTTATTAGTCCATGATTAAAAAAATTTTTAAAAGCTTCTGGAAAAAGGCTTACGACATCGAATCTTAATTTACTCATATAAATTAGCTACCTTCATAACCAAACTCATTAAGCCGAGAAGATTTACTTCTCCAGTCAGGCACAACTTTAACAAACAGTTCTAGATAGACATTTCCATTAATTAAAGTTTGAATTTGCATTCTTGACTCCTGGCCAATTTTTTTCAACATGCTTCCCCCTTTACCTATTAAAATTCCTTTCTGACTTTTTTTCTCAACACAAATAGTTGCAAGAATTCCAGTTCTTGATTTCTGTTCAGATTTTTTTTTCGATGTTATGTCTTCAATTTTATCAATAGAGACTGCCACACTATGAGGTACTTCTTCGCGTGTATTTATTAAAACTTGTTCTCTTATAAATTCAGCTATCAAAAACTTCTCAGGATGGTCACAATTCATATCACTTGGATATAGCTGAGGTCCAAAAGGTAGTGTTTCTTCTATTTCACTAATTAATTCATTACATCCCTGACCTGTAAGAGCGCTACAACAAAAGACTGGCCAATTAGTACCCTCTAAAAATTCGAAATATTCTTTCTTTCTTTCTTTAAATTGACTCAACGCTAAAAGATCCCATTTATTCAAGGCAACAATGACAGGGATTTTTAAATTTCTGATCAAATTCAAAATAAATGCGTCCCCCCTCCCTGGAGAATGGCTGGCTTCAAAAATAACTAAGACTGCATCAACATCTCCAATAGATCTCTTGGCACTCTGAACAAGTCTTTCACCCAATAAATGATGTGGTTTATGAATACCAGGAGTATCTACAAAAATAATCTGAGACTTTTCATTCGTGAGTATTACTTTCAATCGATTTCTAGTGGTTTGAGCAATTGGAGAAGTAATTGCTATTTTCTCACCGATAAATTTGTTGATGAAAGTTGATTTGCCTACATTGGGTCTACCGATTAATGCAATAAACCCTGATTTAAAATCCTCTTGACTCAAATCTCCCAAAGACATTTCCTTTCTCTACGATTATCTATAGCCTTACTATAAAAGTGCAATAAAACCATGAATGAGAAGAAACCAACTTTTAAAGAAGCAATGGAAGCAACAATGATTTGGTGCAAAAGTTGGGAAAATGATGAAATAAGTGACGAAGTTATTTCTGATCGAATTGGCGAGCTTATTAAAACGGTGGAAGGTGCAAGAGGATTTTTTGTTGTAAGTCTCTCAATAGATTGTCCATTAATGGATAGATTCCCAGATGCTTTGATTTTTCAATTAAGAAGTTCTGGAGATATTATTGTTGATTTAACCGTAAAAAATCTTGCAATGAGTTCAGCCATGGTAATAACACATCATGATAATAATGATTCACAAGAAATCCAGTCAGAGAGAATAAAAATTCGATGTATTGAGTTACTTAAACTGTTAGATTCAAATCAAGTTAAAAAACGTTTAGATGTTTTACTTGAAGCAACAAAAGGAAATGGAACGGACTTGAAGTTTATTAACAAATGGGGTTATAACGCTAAACAAATCAATGCAATATCAGAAAGTATCTATGAAGTTGCGACATAAAAAAAGAGCCTTGCGGCTCTTTTTTTATGTCTGGTTTATAGAATTAATCTCTTCTTCCACCACCTTGAAGAGCAATGATTAAACGAAGAACAAAAACAAATAAGTTTATGTAAGTTAGATACATTCCTAATGCTCCAGCTAAATACTGCTCGTCGTTATATCTTCTTGGCATTGTGTAGAAATCTACAAAAGACATTGCAACAAAAAGTACAGTTCCAAAACCTGCAATCATCAATTCAAAGCCACTGCCTCCAAACATTCCTGGAGCAAATAAACCTCCAACAAATTGGAAGACCATAGCGATAATCAAACCAAGCAATCCAAGACCAACTGCACCTTGCAAAGCTTGGCCAACGTTATCACTCATTTTCCTGCCAACTGAAGAAGCAATTACGAAAGTAATTCCAGTCGCAAATACTGCGGTTCCTATCGCGCCCATTCCTGCAACTTGAATTGCTAAGCCAACAATCCCACTGAGAGTAAAACCAGTAAGCAAGCTAAATCCAGTCAAGAGTGGAAGAGCTTTGGAGTTATTTGCATTATTGGCAGCGCTACTTGCCATGAAGAATAAAACTATTTCTGCAATAAATGCGACTATAAATAAAGGGCCGAATAAAGGATTGTTAGTTGCTTGTAAAGAAAGTCCACCTAAAACACCTAATCCAGTTAATGCCATTCCTCCGCCTACATAAGGCAAGGCTTTGTTTACTACATTTGGACCAATAAGTGCACTAGATTGTGCTTCACGAATAGCTTGTTGAAAATTGCTGTTTGCTGGCATAACGCACCAGATAATTATTAATACCTATTCTGGCACAAAAAAAATAAGTCTCCATGAATGTGAATGCGGATCACCCTATCGTCTTTTTTTATCTAGTTCTGCATAAGCATCAACAACGCTTTGAACGAGTGGATGTCTTACTACATCTGCTGAAGTAAGTCTGCAAACTGAAATTCCATCAACCTTTTCAAGTAAGTCTGCAGCTTCTATAAGTCCGCTCATTTGTCCATATGGCAAGTCAACCTGGGTTATATCGCCAGTTACTACCATCCTTGACCTCTCACCTAATCTGGTAAGGACCATCCTCATTTGTGCTGGTGTCGTATTTTGAGCCTCATCAAGTATGACAAATGATTCTTCTAAAGTCCTCCCTCGCATGTAAGCCAAAGGCGCAACTTCAATCACGTTTTTTTCTAAAAGCAAATTAGTTTTTTCTTGTCCAAGTAAAGAGTGGAGAGAATCATATAAAGGCCTTAGATAAGGATCAACCTTTTGCTGTAAGTCCCCAGGTAAAAATCCCAATCTTTCGCCAGCTTCAACTGCAGGTCTTGTCAAAATAATTTTCTCAATTTTCCTCTCAGTTAGCATTCGCACAGCTAATACAGTTGCCAAGAAAGTTTTTCCTGTTCCTGCTGGGCCTAAAGCAAAAGTAAGATCACTTTTTTCCATAGCTTCTACATAAAATTTTTGTCTAATTGTTCTTGGTCTTAAAAGATTTCCTCTTTGACTTCTCGCTAAAACTTTATTTGTGGATTTGGCATGATCATTTTTTTTGCCATTATCCAATGCTTTAGCCGCAGCATGTAAATCAACGGGCGAGACAATTTGCCCTTCTTCCCAAATTGGCCTAACTAATTCAACAATTGCTGCAGCTTTCTCTAATTGGTAAGAATTTCCTTTTATTTCGAGTTGCAAGCCCCTTAAGGCAAAAGCAGCACCTGTAAGGTTTTCTAATCTATGAAGTGTTGACTGACCAGTTCCGGCTAAAGCAGTAGCAGCATCGGAATCAGGCAGATCTATACAAAAGCGACCTTCAGTGGTTGCTTCAGACATAAAATTTTTTGAAGTTATTGATACTTATCAAAACTTCTTATTCAGAAGTTTCGGATGCAGCTGCATCTTTTTTCTTTGCTGATCTTTCTTTTTCTTGTTTTTGCTTACCTAGGACTTCAGCTGGTCTAACTTTCTTTTCAAGGAGTCCTCCTTTTTCTAATAAAGTTCTTACAGCATCAGTAGGTTGTGCACCTTGCCCTAGTCGAGTTCTTAAAGCCTCTGTATCTAATCTGGTTTCTTTGGTTCTTGGATTGTAAAAGCCTAGTTCTTGTAGGGGGCGACCATCTCGCCTTGAAGTGCTATTACATGCAACTAGACGAAAACTGGTTTCACGCTTTTTACCAAACCGCTTGAGGCGGAGCTTGATCATCTTCGATTTATTTGTAAGTGGATTGAACTCAAAGGTTCTTCATCTTGATAATACTCCACGGATGATTAATTTAGCCTTTTGATATCTCTAAAGATCACCAAAACCTTTCTTTTTCTTAATTGGTCGCTGCCTTCGGGGGGGCAAACCTGGACCTCCTTTTCCTTTTCTTGACTGATATGGATTAGCACCAGATGAAGGCATACTAGGGAGTCCACCCATACCAGGGAGACCTCCATCCATACCGGGAAGACCTCCTCCTGTAGACATCTGCTTCATCAAGCCTCGCATCCTTTGAAAATCCGCGAGAACCTTATCAACGTCTGCTGGCTTATGTCCACTGCCACTTGCAACCCTTCGACGTCTTGATGGTTGCGCTGCCAACAATTCAGGTTTATTCCTCTCCTCTACTGACATTGAACCAATCATTGCCTCGATTTTTTTAAGTTGATCTTCTCCACTTTTAATCATTCCATCATCAATTTTATTCATTCCAGGAATCATTTTCAGCAGCCCCCCTAACGAGCCCATTCGCTTTATCATCCTCATCTGTTTTACGAAATCTGAAAAATCAAAAGTTGCTTCTTGAAGCTTCTTTTGCATGATTTCTGCATCAGCAATTTCAACTTCTTTCTGTGCTTTTTCGACAAGAGTTAAAACATCGCCCATCCCTAAGATTCTGCTAGCCATCCTCTCGGGATAAAAAGGTTGCAATGCCTCAACCTTTTCTCCAGTACCTATAAATTTGATTGGTTTTCCACTGATTTTTCTTATAGAAAGAGCAGCTCCACCTCTCGAATCTCCATCTAGCTTCGTGAGTACAGCGCCTGTTATTCCTACTTTTTCATGAAAACTTCTGGTGATGTCTGCGGCCTCTTGGCCAATCATTGAATCAACTACCAATAAAACTTCATCTGGTTGAACGGCCTCTTTAATTCGAACCATCTCTCCCATCATGTCGGTATCAATTTGGAGCCGCCCAGCAGTATCTACAAGAACAGTGTCAAATCCTTCATTTTTAGCTTTTTCCAAGCCTTTTTTAGCAATCTCCTCCGGCTTTAAATTAGAACTTAAATTAAAAACCTCAACATCAATTTGTTTTCCCAAAGTTACTAATTGATCAATAGCGGCTGGTCTGTAAGTATCGGCAGCCACAAGTAATGGCTTTTTATTTTTTTCTTTAAGAAGCAATCCAAGCTTTGCTGTAGCGGTTGTCTTTCCAGCTCCCTGAAGTCCAGCCATCAAAATGACCGTTGGCTGTTCCTCTGAATTTGCCAAGGGGTCATTCTCTCCTCCCATAACATTCACAAGTTCTTCATGAACTACTTGAATGAATTTCTGTCCAGGGTCTATCCCTCTTACAACTTCTGTTCCAACTGCCTTTACTCTTACTTCATCAATAAATTCTTTTACTACAGACAAGCTGACATCTGCATCTAATAAAGCTCGTCTGACCTGCTTAAGTGCTTCATCAACATTCTCCTCTGAAATTTTAGCTTCACCTTTAAATGCCTTTACAGCATCTTCAAATTGATTAGTTAGTTCCTCAAACATTTTCTTAGAGTTACAGAAATAATTTAAAAAATTATTTTTTAATTTCCACTAATATAGTCAACTATTAGCCAGTTTTTTTTATTCTTACCTATTATATATTTAACTTTCAAAGAAGGAATAACCGTTTCAGATAAAATCTCACCCGAAGAACTAATCAATTTATCTTGATAGTCTAATTCAACATCTGCTGCAATTCTCCTGTCAGATTTTTGAACAATATTGATTGAAGTTATATCTGCATTAATAATCTGTCTTTGTCCTAATAGTTTATCTTTCTTTCTCTGTTCAATAACTCTATTGAATAGAGAGGTTCTAGCAACAGAAGAAAGAAACTGACTTTCCGAACCATTCAAAATGTCCGCCTTACCTTCCAACCATGATTCAACAAGAGATTTAATTTCTTGATTTGAGGGGTCTAATGAAGTAAGAGGAATTGATTTTTTTAAATCTAATTTTTCTTTATTATTTTCTATTTTAGTTGATACATTATCTCTATTTTTAATATCTTCTGGTTTAACCAATTCAGACTTAGAGATATTGCTGAGATCATTATTTTGCGAGGGTTTTCTTTGCGTAAGGACTCCTAAGCTTGTTCCAACAATAAATAAACCAATAAATGCTAAAGAACTTGTATATATCGGACGTTTTAATATGAAAGATTTGAAATCTGAGTTTTTTATCAATTCAAATGTTGAATAATATTTTGAAACTATCTTTTCAACCAAATTAGATCTTAAGAAAATTTCTTTAATATCTAATCGTGATTTGAAAGAGCTTTCATTAAAATTCTCACCTAAAGCCCCACCCGGCATTGGCAAATCTGCTTTTTCCTCCAAGTTTCTTGATGAATTATTCTCAATTTGTTGTTCAGGGGTCAATGACGATAAGAAAGAAAATCCAGCTTTTGCAATACCTAATGCCCCTTTTGCTTCCAACTGCTCTACATAAACTTGAACTTCTTGGCTAGCGAACCAATCATCAAGATTTACAGTTTGTATCTCAACATCGCTAAAACCTACTAATACATCTTTTTTCAACCAATTTCTACAGTAGTCGCATAGAGCTCCCAATGTTTCGCCTGGGTAATTGTCTAACCAGTCTTTTAATTTCTCATCTGAACTACTTCGAAAACGAGACTCTGCTTGCGTGACATCTCCTAATAAAAGATCTAGGCATCCAATTAATGGCATAGGGTCAAAGCCATTAATGTTGATATTTCGAAGATATTTCCGAGCTTCTTGCAAGAGTTCTGGTTTCCTATAAGAATAGCCAGAAGCAATCAAAGCAAAAGCAGCAAGAAAGCCAGCATCTTCGGAACCTCTTCTATACCAGTTTACA from the Prochlorococcus marinus str. NATL2A genome contains:
- the thiS gene encoding sulfur carrier protein ThiS, coding for MQLKINGEIKTINNSNEELLMEALLENLGYKPQLVVVELNGEIISPKVWTNTKIKHGDCLEVVTIVGGGSYS
- a CDS encoding DUF1517 domain-containing protein; this translates as MFKTIRFSWIKRKQIFSFLVVSTIIFFSLFTNPNTASAASGGRIGGGSFQAPSSPQRQNYGGYGGNNFRGYGGGYRGGGIGFPFLLPIFGFGGGGIFGFLILMSIVGVIVNSFKSSSNFSNASNNSIVSQSTNPSKVSLIQFQIGLLASAKEIQVNLRGLAASSNTSTSSGLQRVLQDTTLSLLRKPELWVYSNIETGSVPYTSAESTFNRISITERSKLKAELTSNYSGQISSSTNKQSNPGDSDSTNEYIAITILVATKKDLSLQNSANTEVITEALRILGSISSNDLIALEVIWQPDGEGETLREEELIIQYPNLKHL
- the larB gene encoding nickel pincer cofactor biosynthesis protein LarB → MNESIIDFQRRTRIGVVEAIWGEHKTIEQISEILKKYQLECETALVTRLTKEKGQKLLVEFPSAEFHEISGCLTLGEFKECTSSKEEVIILTGGTSDVGVASEAEIALNFHGIKTKLLIDVGVAGLHRLLDRIEEIKLSKVVIACAGMEGALPTVLAGLIPQPIIGLPISVGYGISGGGKTALEGMLASCAPGLVVVNIDNGYGAAMAAMRILST
- a CDS encoding TIGR03792 family protein, producing MKTLRTKYFIEKIFSFLLLCVIFISTVFGNVKNIQAESLLKMNFPKESIVEHLKLDVPKKFKNAWLKAEEGSWEPWLLKQDGFLGRQLFWDPKEEEATLLIGWESRAVWKSISQTEINLVQHDFEKIARNETGEQSGNPFPLIFEGELNPE
- the trmD gene encoding tRNA (guanosine(37)-N1)-methyltransferase TrmD, with the protein product MSKLRFDVVSLFPEAFKNFFNHGLIKKAFEEKIASIHIHNPRDHAMDNYRKVDDEPYGGGAGMVLKPEPYFSVFDQIPKLNKKRILLMTPQGRKISQPDFSRWSKEDQLILICGSYEGFDERIRSLADEEISIGDFVLTGGEIPAITLINGVVRLLPGTLGSAESLKEESHNEFLLEHPQYTRPAEFRGMKVPDVLLSGNHKLIREWRQKQREIRTKSRRPDLFELWKLDQLSFIKRSSLLKTEVNLRIGNGYDMHRLVSGRPLILGGVELNHPEGLGLDGHSDADVLTHAIMDAILGALSLGDIGKYFPPDDPKWKNADSLILLGHVMELIENKGWQIQNIDSVIVAERPKLKPYIDLMKEKISKTIGLNIDDVGVKATTNEKLGAEGREEGICCHAVVLIKRNENS
- the era gene encoding GTPase Era gives rise to the protein MSLGDLSQEDFKSGFIALIGRPNVGKSTFINKFIGEKIAITSPIAQTTRNRLKVILTNEKSQIIFVDTPGIHKPHHLLGERLVQSAKRSIGDVDAVLVIFEASHSPGRGDAFILNLIRNLKIPVIVALNKWDLLALSQFKERKKEYFEFLEGTNWPVFCCSALTGQGCNELISEIEETLPFGPQLYPSDMNCDHPEKFLIAEFIREQVLINTREEVPHSVAVSIDKIEDITSKKKSEQKSRTGILATICVEKKSQKGILIGKGGSMLKKIGQESRMQIQTLINGNVYLELFVKVVPDWRSKSSRLNEFGYEGS
- a CDS encoding Bax inhibitor-1/YccA family protein — encoded protein: MPANSNFQQAIREAQSSALIGPNVVNKALPYVGGGMALTGLGVLGGLSLQATNNPLFGPLFIVAFIAEIVLFFMASSAANNANNSKALPLLTGFSLLTGFTLSGIVGLAIQVAGMGAIGTAVFATGITFVIASSVGRKMSDNVGQALQGAVGLGLLGLIIAMVFQFVGGLFAPGMFGGSGFELMIAGFGTVLFVAMSFVDFYTMPRRYNDEQYLAGALGMYLTYINLFVFVLRLIIALQGGGRRD
- a CDS encoding PhoH family protein produces the protein MSEATTEGRFCIDLPDSDAATALAGTGQSTLHRLENLTGAAFALRGLQLEIKGNSYQLEKAAAIVELVRPIWEEGQIVSPVDLHAAAKALDNGKKNDHAKSTNKVLARSQRGNLLRPRTIRQKFYVEAMEKSDLTFALGPAGTGKTFLATVLAVRMLTERKIEKIILTRPAVEAGERLGFLPGDLQQKVDPYLRPLYDSLHSLLGQEKTNLLLEKNVIEVAPLAYMRGRTLEESFVILDEAQNTTPAQMRMVLTRLGERSRMVVTGDITQVDLPYGQMSGLIEAADLLEKVDGISVCRLTSADVVRHPLVQSVVDAYAELDKKRR
- the rpsP gene encoding 30S ribosomal protein S16 is translated as MIKLRLKRFGKKRETSFRLVACNSTSRRDGRPLQELGFYNPRTKETRLDTEALRTRLGQGAQPTDAVRTLLEKGGLLEKKVRPAEVLGKQKQEKERSAKKKDAAASETSE
- the ffh gene encoding signal recognition particle protein encodes the protein MFEELTNQFEDAVKAFKGEAKISEENVDEALKQVRRALLDADVSLSVVKEFIDEVRVKAVGTEVVRGIDPGQKFIQVVHEELVNVMGGENDPLANSEEQPTVILMAGLQGAGKTTATAKLGLLLKEKNKKPLLVAADTYRPAAIDQLVTLGKQIDVEVFNLSSNLKPEEIAKKGLEKAKNEGFDTVLVDTAGRLQIDTDMMGEMVRIKEAVQPDEVLLVVDSMIGQEAADITRSFHEKVGITGAVLTKLDGDSRGGAALSIRKISGKPIKFIGTGEKVEALQPFYPERMASRILGMGDVLTLVEKAQKEVEIADAEIMQKKLQEATFDFSDFVKQMRMIKRMGSLGGLLKMIPGMNKIDDGMIKSGEDQLKKIEAMIGSMSVEERNKPELLAAQPSRRRRVASGSGHKPADVDKVLADFQRMRGLMKQMSTGGGLPGMDGGLPGMGGLPSMPSSGANPYQSRKGKGGPGLPPRRQRPIKKKKGFGDL
- a CDS encoding IMS domain-containing protein, whose protein sequence is MELPIDHFRLLGVSPSANAEEVLRAFQLRLDRPPKQGFTYEVLAQRSELLRLSADLLSNPAERQSYELALIEGSSGLELSSNREVAGLLLLWESNASFQAFKLAKKALQPPQAPALGSGRESDLTLIAALACRDASIEEQACRRYASGADLLQEGIQLLQRMGKLVEERKTLESDLESLLPYRILDLLSREKEDEKSHREGLMLLDDFVNKRGGLEGKRNSEKIAGLNQNDFELFFLQIRKFLTAKEQSKIYVNWYRRGSEDAGFLAAFALIASGYSYRKPELLQEARKYLRNININGFDPMPLIGCLDLLLGDVTQAESRFRSSSDEKLKDWLDNYPGETLGALCDYCRNWLKKDVLVGFSDVEIQTVNLDDWFASQEVQVYVEQLEAKGALGIAKAGFSFLSSLTPEQQIENNSSRNLEEKADLPMPGGALGENFNESSFKSRLDIKEIFLRSNLVEKIVSKYYSTFELIKNSDFKSFILKRPIYTSSLAFIGLFIVGTSLGVLTQRKPSQNNDLSNISKSELVKPEDIKNRDNVSTKIENNKEKLDLKKSIPLTSLDPSNQEIKSLVESWLEGKADILNGSESQFLSSVARTSLFNRVIEQRKKDKLLGQRQIINADITSINIVQKSDRRIAADVELDYQDKLISSSGEILSETVIPSLKVKYIIGKNKKNWLIVDYISGN